From the Winogradskyella forsetii genome, the window CAAGTACATTGGGCAATTATGACGTGACCTATACGGTTGCGGAAAATGTTTCAAATTGTGTCGAAGCGGCAACGGGCACGTTCAACATTACCATTTTGGATGCCATTGAAGTGGGCGTGCAGGGCGGATGCGACGGCGCGGATTACATACTTACCGCATCGCCGGTCAACAATTCGTTCGAGACCGAGGAAGCCACGTATACCTGGAAGGATGCCAACGGGACTACCGTTGGTCAGAATTCTGAAGTGTTCAATGTCACGGACTATGCGGACTTAAACCCTAATGCATCGGCACCGTTGCAATTCTCGGTAACGGTGGATTTCGGCGGTTGTTCAATCACAACGGCCTACACCTCCGAACGTTTGGCATGCGGCACCATACCACAGGGCATTTCGCCGGACGGGAACAACAAGAACGATACGTTCGACCTTACGGGATATGGCGTAAGATCACTGATCATTTTCAACCGTTACGGTCGGGAAGTGTTCAATTATAGCGGTAGCTATACCGATCAATGGTACGGACAGACCAATGATGGCAAGGAACTACCGGACGGCACCTATTTCTACAGTATTGAAAAGGAAGACGGAAACGGGGAAACTGGTTGGGTTTACATAAACAGGGCGCATTAAGCACTGGCGAAACCATAGCAAATTAAATAGAGTCAAAAACATCTTGGTCTAAGCTGAAATAGTCGAACTGAATTACGGCTATTCCGTTTAGCCCTTGACAACCAATAGATATATTCAAATGAAAAAACTATATTTCACAACCGTTTTCGCACTCCTGGTCTCGGTAGGTGCCCATGCGCAGCAAGACCCTCAGTATACGCAGTACATGTACAACATGAACGTTGTAAACCCGGCATACGCGGGCTCGAAAGAAGCGTTGTCCATCGGCCTGTTGTACAGATCGCAATGGGTCGGTATTACCGACGCACCAAAGACAGCGACACTGTCGGTCCATAGCCCAATTGGTAGCAACGTCGGTCTGGGATTATCGGTGATTTCCGATAGGATCGGGCCTGTTGAGGAAAACAATGTGTTCGCGGATTTTTCATATACGCTCAATTTGGGAGGCGAGCATAAGTTGGCATTTGGCCTAAAGGCAGGCGCCACGTTCCATGACATAGGCCTGTTCAGCGATATAGGAAATGGTTTTGTACCAGATGCAGGGGACGAGGCCTTCAGTGAAAATACAACGAACACCTATCTGAATTTTGGGGCCGGTGCATTTTATTACACGGACAAATATTACCTGTCCCTATCCGTGCCCAACATGTTAAAGGGCACCCATCTGGACGTGACCAATAACGGACAGGAATTCAGTTACGGTTCAGAGGTGCTGCACTATTTCCTTTCCGCGGGTTATGTGTTCGACCTAGCGGGCAGCACAAAATTCAAACCGTCGTTTTTATTGAAGTCGGCCTTTGATGCACCGACATCGCTGGACCTCTCTGCCAATTTTTTATTCTATGATAAACTGGAGGTCGGCGCCACCTACCGCTTGGAGGATTCGGTCGGTGCCATGGCAAATTTTGCGGTCACGCCGGACATTAGGATAGGCTATGCCTATGACTATACAACCTCGGACCTTAATGTGAGATCATCCGGATCCCATGAGATCATGTTGTTGTTCGATCTAAGTCCGTCTAAAAAAGTATCCATTTCACCTCGATTTTTCTAATCTTTTAAACGTTTAAAAATGAAAAAAATATATCGTCTCTTGAGCTTGGTCCTGGTCATAACGACTTCAAGCTTCGGACAGAATAAGCAAACAGAAAAGGCAGACCAGCTCTACGATGGCTATCAGTATGTGGATGCCATAGAAGCATACCTAAAGCTTGTAGAGGATAACAGTGCGGACGCGTATGTTTACAGGCAATTGGCGGACAGTTATTACAACGTGTTCAACATTGGCGAAGCCTCAAAATGGTACAAAAAGGCCTTGGAGAACAACCAGGATGCCGAGACCCATTACCGTTATGCACAGGTGCTGAAGTCGCAAGGGGATTATGAAGCGGCCAATGCGCAAATGGACGCCTTTTCAAGAATGAGCCCAGATGATATCCGTGCCAAGGCCCACTTGGGAAACCCGAATTACATCCCCAAATTGGCCGATATCACCAAAACGTTCACTGTTGAGAACATAGCGATCAATGACGAGGGACAAAGCGATTTTGGAGCGGTTCTCTCCAATGACAACATCCTGTATTTTGTAAGTACAAGAAAGACCTCAGGCAAAGAAGATGCCTGGACGAACCAGCCCTATCTGGATATTTATAGGTCCATTAGGAACGATGAGGGAGCGCTGTCAGAACCTGAAGGCGTGGAAGAGTTGAACACCATTTACCACGACGGTCCCATAACCATCAGCGCAGATGGGAAAACGATGTATTTTTCCCGGGACGGCCATTCGGACGGCACGTTCAAAAAGATAAAGAACAACCGAGTGAAACTAGCACAGCAAGGCATCTATAAAGCCACGATGGTTGATGGGAAATGGGGAAATATAGAGGCCCTGCCCATAAACAGCAAGGATTATACGGTAAGCCATCCAAGTTTGAGCAGTGACGGCAAGACCCTCTATTTTGCGTCCAACATGCCAGGAGGACTTGGGGGCACGGATATCTGGAAAGTAAGGGTGAGCGGAAATACATATGGCGAACCGGAAAATTTGGGGCCCAAGGTCAACACATCCGGCAAGGAAGGGTTTCCGTATATCAGCGAGGACAATATTCTATATTTCGCATCAAGCGGAAGGCAAGGGTTCGGAGGGCTCGATATTTTCAAATATGACATGAACACTGATGAATCCGCTGAAAACCTGGGAAACGTCATAAACACTAAGAGGGACGACTTTGCTTTTAGTGTGAACAACACCTTGAAAGTCGGTTACTTTTCGTCAAACAGATCTGGAGTGGACAATATTTACATGGCCATCCCCATTTGCCAGTTTGAAACGATAGCAATTGTTAA encodes:
- a CDS encoding OmpA family protein — its product is MKKIYRLLSLVLVITTSSFGQNKQTEKADQLYDGYQYVDAIEAYLKLVEDNSADAYVYRQLADSYYNVFNIGEASKWYKKALENNQDAETHYRYAQVLKSQGDYEAANAQMDAFSRMSPDDIRAKAHLGNPNYIPKLADITKTFTVENIAINDEGQSDFGAVLSNDNILYFVSTRKTSGKEDAWTNQPYLDIYRSIRNDEGALSEPEGVEELNTIYHDGPITISADGKTMYFSRDGHSDGTFKKIKNNRVKLAQQGIYKATMVDGKWGNIEALPINSKDYTVSHPSLSSDGKTLYFASNMPGGLGGTDIWKVRVSGNTYGEPENLGPKVNTSGKEGFPYISEDNILYFASSGRQGFGGLDIFKYDMNTDESAENLGNVINTKRDDFAFSVNNTLKVGYFSSNRSGVDNIYMAIPICQFETIAIVKDKDTNSVLPGASVTILDAQNNEIAAQATDMKGKTDFNVGCDNNYVLNVSMEGYETTSVPVGESDGEAVEVAIELKPINEMITETEVKLNNIYFEFNKSNITNQGAMELDKLVAIMKDHPEMKILVRSHTDSKGNADYNLKLSERRAQSTMQYVISKGIDGQRLSAKGMGATAPKVNCGPNCTEDEDAQNRRSEFLIVRD
- a CDS encoding PorP/SprF family type IX secretion system membrane protein — encoded protein: MKKLYFTTVFALLVSVGAHAQQDPQYTQYMYNMNVVNPAYAGSKEALSIGLLYRSQWVGITDAPKTATLSVHSPIGSNVGLGLSVISDRIGPVEENNVFADFSYTLNLGGEHKLAFGLKAGATFHDIGLFSDIGNGFVPDAGDEAFSENTTNTYLNFGAGAFYYTDKYYLSLSVPNMLKGTHLDVTNNGQEFSYGSEVLHYFLSAGYVFDLAGSTKFKPSFLLKSAFDAPTSLDLSANFLFYDKLEVGATYRLEDSVGAMANFAVTPDIRIGYAYDYTTSDLNVRSSGSHEIMLLFDLSPSKKVSISPRFF